Within the Enterobacter bugandensis genome, the region GGTTCCGTTTGGACGGTTTGCCACACCGTACATACCGTCTTTCGCTATTTCCCAGAAGCCGGAATGGATGTCGCCTACCGGCGCTTCATGGGGCTGCACCCACGGCACTTTTTTGCCATCTTCAACGGTGCTTTGCAGCAGATGCGGAACTTTCACCACGCCGTCGTTAATGAGGATCATCATCGCTTTGTTCATCTGAAGCGGGGTGGCCGTCCAGTAACCCTGGCCGATACCCACCGGTATGGTATCACCCTGATACCACGGCTTCTTGAAGCGCTTTAGTTTCCACTCGCGGGTTGGCATGTTGCCTGACCGTTCCTCAGCCAGATCCACGCCGGTGTAATGTCCGTAGCCGAATTTGCTCATCCACTCAGACAGGCGGTCAATACCCATGTCATACGCCACCTGATAGAAGAAGGTATCCGCAGATTCTTCCAGAGATTTCGTAACGTTCAGATGGCCGTGGCCCCATTTCTTCCAGTCGCGATAGCGTTTTTCAGAGCCCGGTAGCTGCCACCAGCCCGGGTCAAACAGGCTGGTATTGCGGTTGATGACGCCCGCGCTCAGCGCCGAGACCGCCACGTACGGTTTAACCGTTGATGCCGGCGGGTAAACGCCTTGCGTGGCGCGGTTCACCAGCGGGGTGTTAGGGTCATTCAGCAGGCCGGAGTAGTCTTTGCTGGAGATGCCGTCAACAAAGAGGTTCGGGTCATAGCTTGGCATAGAAACCATGGCCAGAATGCCGCCGGTGCGCGGGTCGGTGACCACCACGGCGGCGCGGCTGCCCGCCAGCAGGGTTTCAATATACTGTTGCAGTTTGAGATCGAGCGTCAGATAGACGTCGTGTCCCGCCTGAGGCGGCACTTCCTTAAGCTGGCGGATGACGCGGCCACGGTTGTTGACCTCAACTTCTTCATAGCCGGTCTGCCCGTGCAGGACATCTTCGTAGTAGCGCTCGATCCCCAGCTTGCCGATATCATGCGTCGCGGCGTAGTTCGCCAGCTTGCCGTCTTTATCGAGGCGCTCGACGTCTTTATCGTTAATCTTGGAAACGTAGCCAATCACATGCGTCAGCGCGGATCCGTAAGGATAGTAGCGACGCTTGTAACCCTTCACTTCCACACCGGGGAAGCGGTACTGGTTCACCGCAAAACGGGCGACCTGGACTTCCGTCAGATTGGTTTTAACCGGAATGGAGGTGAAACGGTGAGAGCGGGCGCGCTCTTTTTTGAAGGCCGCGATATCATCATCGTTAAGATCGACAACGCTCCTTAGCGCTTCCAGCGTATTCTGCACGTTATCGACCTTCTCCGGCATCATCTCGACTTGATAGATGGTGCGGTTTAACGCCAGAGGGGTGCCGTTACGGTCGTAGATAATGCCGCGGCTGGGTGCGATAGGCACCAGCTTAATGCGGTTTTCGTTAGAGCGCGTCTGGTAATCGGTAAAGCGGACAATTTGCAGATTATAAAGGTTGGCGATCAGCACGCCGGTAAGCAGCAAAATCCCCGTAAAGGCGACCAGCGCCCGGCGCACAAACAGCGCGGACTCAGCCGTATAGTCGCGAAAAGAATTCTGTAGTTTCATCCGCTGCTTAATCTACCCTGGTCAGTCATTACTCGCGGTGATAGGGGTGGTTGGTAGTAATGCTCCACGCGCGATACAAGCTTTCCGCCACCAGGACCCGCACGAGCGGGTGGGGCAGCGTCAGCGCAGAGAGAGACCAACTTTGTTCTGCTGCCGCTTTGCAGGCGGGGGATAACCCTTCAGGTCCGCCAATCAACAGACTGACGTCGCGGCCATCCTGCTTCCAGCGCTCCAGTTCATGCGCCAGCTGCGGCGTATCCCAGGGTTTACCTGGAATATCAAGGGTGACGATGCGGTTCTTGCCTGCGGCAGCAAGCATCAGTTCACCCTCTTTGTCGAGAATACGTTTGATATCCGCGTTCTTACCGCGCTTCCCGGCGGGGATCTCCACCAGTTCGAACGGCATGTCTTTGGGAAAACGACGCAGATATTCAGTAAAACCGGTTTGTACCCAGTCCGGCATT harbors:
- the mrdA gene encoding peptidoglycan DD-transpeptidase MrdA, producing the protein MKLQNSFRDYTAESALFVRRALVAFTGILLLTGVLIANLYNLQIVRFTDYQTRSNENRIKLVPIAPSRGIIYDRNGTPLALNRTIYQVEMMPEKVDNVQNTLEALRSVVDLNDDDIAAFKKERARSHRFTSIPVKTNLTEVQVARFAVNQYRFPGVEVKGYKRRYYPYGSALTHVIGYVSKINDKDVERLDKDGKLANYAATHDIGKLGIERYYEDVLHGQTGYEEVEVNNRGRVIRQLKEVPPQAGHDVYLTLDLKLQQYIETLLAGSRAAVVVTDPRTGGILAMVSMPSYDPNLFVDGISSKDYSGLLNDPNTPLVNRATQGVYPPASTVKPYVAVSALSAGVINRNTSLFDPGWWQLPGSEKRYRDWKKWGHGHLNVTKSLEESADTFFYQVAYDMGIDRLSEWMSKFGYGHYTGVDLAEERSGNMPTREWKLKRFKKPWYQGDTIPVGIGQGYWTATPLQMNKAMMILINDGVVKVPHLLQSTVEDGKKVPWVQPHEAPVGDIHSGFWEIAKDGMYGVANRPNGTAHKYFAGTPYKVAAKSGTAQVFGLKANETYNAHRIAERLRDHKLMTAFAPYDNPQVAVAMILENGGAGPAVGTIMRQILDHIMLGDNNTELPAENPAAAAAEDQ
- the rlmH gene encoding 23S rRNA (pseudouridine(1915)-N(3))-methyltransferase RlmH, whose translation is MKLQLVAVGTKMPDWVQTGFTEYLRRFPKDMPFELVEIPAGKRGKNADIKRILDKEGELMLAAAGKNRIVTLDIPGKPWDTPQLAHELERWKQDGRDVSLLIGGPEGLSPACKAAAEQSWSLSALTLPHPLVRVLVAESLYRAWSITTNHPYHRE